DNA from Gouania willdenowi chromosome 15, fGouWil2.1, whole genome shotgun sequence:
CAGAGATGTGTGATCTGAGCACTTGAAAGTTAAATGAAAATTTCTGGATGCTGAAGgtagtggtttccaacctttttcaggtcgtggacccatttttatatcacaaaattGTGTTActacagacacatttttttttcacgttaacatgatatttgttttacaggattagtgcacaaagtggaAATGTAGAAAAGATTacatttccgtatcaatagtCCTGGggtctattgatacgtttccgtatcaatagacacttcagCCACATCTGAGGGAAGTTGAACCTAAAATCCTTCATCTGTACCTCTTTGTCCTCTTCTATGCGAGCTGGTTCCTCCTCTTCTTGTATTTTAGTCTCTGCGATCTCCGGTTCTTTAGACTCCTCCACCTGCTCTTCCACCTTCAGCTGCTTGGTGAGACGAGCGATTAGCTGTGATTTTAACCCTTTTGAGCTCAGAGTACGACAGTCAAGTTCCTTCCGCAGGTCGTTCACCTACAAAGAAAGAAACCATGACTCGGCTGTgattattagttattatcaccctacattgtgttcaagtgctcatttttctgtggagtttgttacctccgccaagcgcaGAAGGTTATATTTTACCCTGcgtttgtttgttagcaagataacttgaaaagctatgaatggatttggatgacattttcaggaaatgttgataatgggacaaggaacaggtgactACATTTTGGTGAAGTTCTGGATTACCAACAATGAGAAAATACCACGTGTagaaatcacaatatgggtggatATGTCTGCTCGTTCGAGcgcggtggcttatgggtaatgtagtagtggtagaaAAGTGCTTGTTGTACTCtaaatcacaatatgggtggaaatgagctagttggcggaggtctgcgctctcggAGTGctctagttttattttatttattcattttattttttctcttgtctgcacatggtgacaaaggtcaacactacaagaagtgcaatctttttaagacagcaatgcatgttttgttactgcaattaaatacatgaatttatgttattgcataattgtgaccatcaccagccctccctaaggaagggtaagaagcactttattaaaggtaggatataaaaagagagggcagtgttacacctgggtgagggggtgggggaaAGGGGGAGGAGAAAGGGAACAagaaggagagactcaaggtaagaaatggaaagggtggggaagagttgattattttaaagtgagatgtgaagttgtagttgtgcatattgtgtggCGCATTCAAgacagtctggtgacaagtgtgaagcttaggtataatggtgatGGCTGtcgacagagggaaggagtgagtggtaatacctagaacaggtatttgggatcaacatgtctaaggttaagcccagtacgagttttatcccacagtccaaggcatgccagtgcatcgtagaccaatgtatgtgcaaaacCGCTAatgtaaacccaagcgctgccccggacctGAGgttgcagccaggccagcagagagagcaggggccagggagccccatgccaccccccacggccaagcagccacCCATAAGCCCctaagatcccaagccgagaggcagccccCCCACATACAGAcctgagaaagccccaaggagcggAGGACccagtgcccccccccccccccaacatcCACACCCCCACACCTCAGCACCCAGCCCcccaaggggagggcccagagagcctcCCGCCCAAGACCCCAGCAggggagccaaggcccacgcccagcaaaGGGCCGAAGCCGCGCCAAAGGGGCAGCCAGACCGCCATATCGGCATGTGCAGCCCCGAGGCGGCAGAGACGCAGGGCAGTccccaagcaggggccaccccGCGCCACACCTACAGGCATGCAAGGGCACGGCGCGTGccacccgccccggaagacccccgccaggaccggcccagccagcTGACCAAGCCCCAAGAGCACCTCCCCGGGaccgggaacccccaagggcaagccccggGGCagcaccccccccaccccacgaACCGGCCACAGTctagcaggaccgcacagccccagacggcgcaAGGACAGAAGCCCAGGTCCCGCCGCCCACCGGACAGCGAAAGCTACGAGGCAATGCCCCCCACTGGCACGCAAACGACCGGCGGCCGCCGCCGCGGAAAGGAGGCACTCCAACAGCACACATCCGGTGCGGAAGAGCAGCCTCTAGCCAAgggcgccccggacccacccaccagtccgcagatagcaggacagacctaccagatGGCCAACAGCAACGTCAACCAGAGTGCTctagttttaaataagttatctgaggttgaaaaactggattttacgtcatatattGACAATGATTGACATACACAGGTCTTgcatagctctctttgtgaatagcagttaagtcatgaaggaaagccgagGCGCAtgattttcttaatttttaaataaagtacattttgatatttgagttgaaatatatcaTGGTTTTGAATCTGAACAAGAATTTCCAGCTGGAAAGATACTAAGTtattggcgtagctgggctgcgcaagtcatcagggcagtatgctaaatgggcagggcatgttaccagggctcctcccgcccaattttggcttcaaaaacgttgagtgggaacaactgcagtgcacgcccactggttcTCACATACAGTTTGAGTGTTCTGATAACTTTACCTTCATTGATTTCGGATCAAGTTTAGACCAATGAGTGGGAGTACTGACGTCCTTCGAATCGTCATCATCcttctcttcttcctccttGAGGTGATTGTGAGGACAGAGACaggaaaaaggagagaaaaaagaaggaGAGCAATTAGTCATTAGTTGTGGTCTGGGTGAGCTTCAGAGCTGATCAGTGCATGAAGCATCTGTCTTTCATTGTCTTTCTAGGGAGCTCTCGACTTTTGTGTAAGTCCACTGCTACTGAGGCATACACAGGGAAGCTCTAGCTCTTACAAAGACCAACAGAAATGCCCCCcagctgtcaatcaatcaatctgtgGAACACAAAAaggtcaaaataaaaataatcaacgtGAGACGTGTCCAAAATGTGTTTGGGAGCATCAGGTGAGCTGAAGTTGGTCTCCTAGCGTGGCCCTACCAAGCTCTGACTGGGATGTTGTTGTTATTGGGTGTAATACACCTACATCACATAGGAGCACTCTGTCCTCCTGTCCAACCAACTGCCCTGAAAAAACCAGAATCTACATATAGTCCAACAAGAGTGGAAAATCCAACAAGAACAGACGAGAAGCAGGACTTAGGGGAAAGTTCTCTCCATAAAGCCAGAAGGTAACAGATAgatgtgagaaaacaaaaaaaataaatacacatttctaCAGCAAACACATTATCACATGCAACCGACGCCACAGATTCCAGCACATTAAAACTTCTGTGCCCAGTGTTGGAAATTAATCACTGGTTGAAAATTGATATTGtaattacaaaacaaattaaCCCCAAATCAAGAGCAGAtgcagataaaaaaaatgttagatCAGATTTCACTTAATTATGAGTCATTGGAGGAGCTGGAAGCTGTTTTATCAATTGCAACTGGGACCTACACGACACAACCTAATCTAAGTGTTTCCACTGTATGTGTCTGCTGGATGTGAGGGGAGGGGAGATGGGAGTGCAGATGAAAGAATGGAGGAGATGGAGTAAAGGAGCGGGGTGAAGGAGTAAACAGAGGAAGCCTAGGTGCAGACTGGAGGAGCAGTAATCTGCCTGTGTGTggtatgtgtgtgagtgtgtggtgTGTGAAGTGTATCtgggagtttgtttttttgtaattcctgtgccTTCCTGTGAGAAGCGGAAATGAGAAGAGAAGGATTAGCGGTTCAGTGCCTGTTCTCCATCCGCCTCCTTTCGTTCGGCCGACAGCTTCTCAGCCAGCTGCTCCTGGAGTCGCCGTGACAGCACCTCCCACTCTGAGCGGGTAGGAAGACAATGCCAAACATCCGGAAGAAACAAAACCACTGTCTCCACATGAGCAGGGACAGTCCGCCCCTTGTGTGTCTCCTCCGGCCGATGATAGCGAATCTCTGCAAAACGATACCTGTCGCAAAGGAAGAAGGCGCATTGGAAAGAAACATTGTGGTCAGGGAACAGTATAAAAGGCTCACCTTGCTAATAATAAGGCGAGCCCTCTACAGCTACCCCCTCCCGTTAGCTCACAGAATGATGACATTCATCATTCTCGTGATCTTTCtctcacacaacacacacaaataagacAAATGGACCCAATCTGCAGCGCTCCAACTGTTGTCACTGGTTACAcagcagccattttcagaaactTGAcagacaaaatcacagaaagtAAATCAAATCACACCCCACCCGAATCATCCTCTTTAAATCGTCGGCCAATTACAGTTCAGTAGTCTGCATTTACCCTAGGATACACTTAATGCACTGTATTAGAGTTGTGCGAAGAAAGACAGAATCAACAGGACAGTGAAAGCGAGTTAAATATGTAAGATATTTAACAGAGACGACTGACAGAAATATAGGAAATCATAAAGTCATGGTAGTGTCTTCTGGTCCAGGCTACTGCATCCAGCCACCAAGTCCATGTGTTTGGTTTGTCATcacaatgaaatgcattttttttttatgaacagAGTGTGAAAGAAATACAGCGCCAGGACGACAACACAGAAAAGGCCAGAAAGACACTGCACGACACAACAAACCGagacggtaaaaaaaaaaaacaaaatgaattccAAATGAACAACATGTTTTCATTGCAAAAGgcaaacaaaaatattactGGCTTTAGTATTGAGATATCATAATGAAAGCATTGCAATACTCACTTTGGGATTTTAGTAAAAGCACTCAACAGGTTTGAGAAGAAAATAGATTTCTAAAATTATTTATGAGAGCAGTCAAACTTACCACTGAGTGCACAGACTAAGGTCTATGCCTGTGAGAGCCCTGCAACAGCGTATGGCTGTCTTAATGAGGACTGCGGGATCCTTCTCGGGGTCTGCACCGTCCAGAGAGGGAGACCAGTGGCCACCAATCGCCATGGCCTCATCTTTACCTCTCATTCCCACTAAAAACTGAAgagcaaaaaaaagacaaaaataaagagGCGTCCATGGGTTAAGGTGATGGAAAATCAGAAAGAGGCAGAGAAAGGATAAaatggagacaaaaaaaaaaaaagaacttgatTAGACCCAGCCCAGAGGAACCAAAATATAACTATACAGAGATTTTGCAGCAAACATCAGTCAGGAATTGTCCACATGATAGAATCAGCAATGGAATAGGATCATTACATCATTGTTGGCTCAAGTTTTTAGTACAGGCTAGAAAAGAGCTCCTCATACCTTAATGAGTCTAGCGGGATGTTGGAAGGAGTCTCGGACTTCCTGAGGGTCTTCTGCCAGAGCACAGGACTTGTGATAAAGCTCCTCTATACTTGAATTAGCCAACAGCATCACCTAAGGATGAAGAATTCACAAATTATGTTTGCGCATTTTACAAACAATCTAAATGCAGTCACTACTAAGTAGAGAGGAAGCTTGCAGAATTGgaatatttggatgaaagattttcaagatgcCCAAActataaaactgaaagtttggccacaggaaaggtcatatcaccacaaccaatagggtgcATAGTCTTGTGGtgattaatgttgtcagtaaactttattattattattatacatcaattttatatagcgcttttctgggtactcaaagtcgctttacaatgaagggagcagtgttggggtcggtgccttgctcaagggtaCCTCGGCAGTGCttgagaagtgccctggcacctttccagctaccagaacatgTTCTTTTAGTCCGTACTGGGACTTGAACCGGCGACCCTCCGGTTCCAAACCCATGTCCGTACGGACTAAGCCACTATCGCCCCCCCAACTTGAaaagatttgaatgaaaactgtTCAAGATAaactaattctaatttaaaagtttagcCTGATAGTGGCgttagagaacaggtcaaggtttcattatgaaggagttatttatatattcaacaaataaacaagtgCCTAGGACAAAAAAGTGGTCAGCAGTTTtctcaaaattattttctgaagGCAAATATGGGGTCCCTGGGGTCTGATTGACCTCAAGGATAAAATGTGTTATGTATAATATTTGATGATAGTAGGAGGGTTAAAACACAGTGGGCAGTGTTTCAGATTTCATGTTCTGGATGTATCTGCATGACTTTCCATTGagggatttaatttttttgatggGAAAAATTCAAGTACAATGCAAAACTTGTTCTGCTTGTTTGAAGTTATCAGAAAAACTTAAAAGCACTAGTTAGTGTTTACCAGTTTCTTTAATAATTTGTAGTATCTCTCTCTGCACAAGGGGAATTCTAACAACCACAACCCatttaacaaatgtaaaaaactgtaaataaaacaattgttaAGTTTCTCAGATTCGACTGCTCTTAACTTTCAGGCAACAGCAGTGGCCAGAAaagcaagaaaagaaaaagactttaataaaaaaaaatttaaaaaaatgtattctattCTTGAGCATCGCACCTTAGCACTGTAGCAATGGTTAGCATCAGAAGGGTCGAGCACAGCTGTGTTCTTTGCAAATGGTTCCACCTCTTTGTGCATAATGTGGAAGTTACAGGCGTTACTAAGCTGGAAGGGTCGTATGAGAGGAAAAGCATCCACCCATGTAAAGACAGCGTTGAAGAAATCGCTTGGAATATAGAGGCTCTGGTAGCGCCGTCGCAGCTCCATCATGTCACAGCTGGAACTGGAAAAACACACGGAGCAGTGATTGATGTGCGCAAACTCAACCTAGTATAACTCTGTATTAAAAATCTTAGAGAAAATGTCAAGTACCCGTCCAAGCTGAACTTTGAAAACTGGACGGTGTAGCGAGGCACGACTCTACGAGGACGTCTTGGTGAGCGATCTCGTCTGGGGGAACGATCTCTGGAGCGCTTGCGCATTGGTGATCGTTCTCTTGATCTTCTGCGCTCGCGATCTCTCTCTCTGATTGACAACAAACAATGAGAAATAACTTATAAAGAGGATGAAAACTGAATGTGCTGAGAACATAAGTATCTGCATCACCTGCGTTCCTCTTTAGTTCTAAGAATTAGGTCCGGTCCTCGATCATTGCGATTTGGGAAACGAGGCGGAGGCTCAATGCGTCTAACTGGCTGTGGCTGAGGCATCATTCGCACAGGAGTTTGAAGTAAACCGGCTGGGAACACATCTAGAGACAAATCACACAGGTCATTTTagttattagtattagtttaaaCCAGATACAGTTGATACATAATGCCCTGCTGGTAGGTTTTACTGTACCTTTAGGTGGAGGATGTGGGAGCAGAGGCTGAGGAGGGTTTTGGAGGAGAGGGGCTAGAGACACAGCAGACAGCTGGGCCTGCAGCAGGGAAGGAGGGGGAGCTTGGGCAGGTACACTGAACGTGGTCGGGGGAGGTAATGACTGCAACATGTTGGGGGCAGCCTTCAATATGCTCGGACCTTGGGATTGGTTCTACAGAACGTTAGGAAACAAAATATCAAAACAGTTGAGACAAGCCCCGGAACTGTTCTTCACACAAAGCTGCACAgcaaagagaaaaaatgttttacaccCTTGACTATGGCTGTCTGCTAAACCTCTTTATGAATGAAATACCTTGGAACATCTCACAATAAAAAAAGGGGATTTCATTCTCTCTAAAGTAACTATTTACAAGCTTTTGTGAATGTAAAAAAGTGTTGTGaaaaaagtagtagtagtagtagtaaaaaaGTCACTGATCAAATGCACCAACCTGCTTTAGGAATATTTACTCGAATAAATACTTTGAATAGAATTATATTGTCCTTTGATACCAATAGAAGAATccaaatacaatacaaataaaaaaaacaaaactgacacCAATGTACACATTTTCAGTCACCGAAATAAAATTCAGATGATTAAAAACAACGTATTAGATTGTTGATATAGTCCAAAGATGCTTGATTAAAACTACACAATCAACTGTCCAAAGAAGAGTTTGGGTCCCTTGTAAATAAGCTTAgatatttttaaagtgagaaaaacatttttacgtTTAATGGAGTGTTTCTAATTATGCTAACAGCAGACACTATACACTGTAGTAATGAAGAAATGATGATGCTGCATTAGCTCCTTTAAAAACAAGGTAAAAATAGAAAAGGTAAAATATAGGACAGGTCATAGAGagcaaatatttacattttgtctGTTGTCACCAGTAGAATGCATGTCTGAGTAGCGCAGCTGCATCCCTGGCTCATTGTAAAGGCTGCTGAGCTGCGGGGAGGCTTGAGGTAAAGTCTGTGGCTGATGCTGGAAAGGATTCACAAGACACAatgaaagaagaggaggaaggttAACCTCTGAAACAAAAAAGTATAGATGATTAATAGATTATTTGAAAGATTATCAACAATTAACAATACAACTAAAAAGCATTTGTCCACTTGAGTGAGTGGGGAAAACCAACAAACATTTGTAATCAGAGTACACCCTGTTTTGTGATCAAAGACAAATTCAGTTTGGCTTAGGGACTATTTATGGTCCCAAGTGATCTCATATGAGTTTGATtagtttaaaagaaaatagcTCATATTGCTTGGCTTACATCAActaattttgcttttattttaagtacaaagtggtgtgtgtgtctattCCAACTTGATATAATAAGTAAACATACTTTATTGGAAATATTACAATACTAATACATATGtactaggggtgtaacgattcctTTTAGCAATAATTCGATTCGAATCACGAGTCGCTGTTGCCGATTCAATTCAAGCACGATATTggttaatttaaaatgattatttcaaaaatgattcagtgacttgaaatcgattcagtaacttcttagccaaaataataatgcaaCCAGTGAGAGTGGAATAAATACCTGGATACTGTACAGTGCAGGTGAGGTGTCAtagattcctgatgtttcttgtaagggaatcGTCTATAAATTtattatggacataaacaaacaagtaaacaacatttaatggcaaatgtattcacaattttatttgaataaagtccaaccaacgaACACTTCAGTTTAATTTAACATTCAATACTCAAtacgttttcaataaaaatacatattagctTTACCCGactcttcttgttttttcaccatcaaaatacaatattaatagaAAAAATTAAGTGTAACCAAGAtatgttcaggttaaatgagcagtggttcaACCTGATATTTTTCCTTTAACTTAATGGTGAGCCTGAggctttctgcagagctaatgctaatgagctAACGCTACCACTGCTGTGACTGCTGCAGTGAACGCTGCCTTAATGGCTTGGTAGTCGACGGTAAACACAGCGAGCGACTCCTTTAGAACATCTGTCTCTGTTAAAGCCAAAGTTTCCACACACTGGACCCCAAAGGTGAATTGATCAATTTCACACATCCCTATATGTAATATTTCCTTGTATCAATAcaatctattgattaccttttaaaatgattttagatCGATTAATATCATCcggaaggccaacttgccgagcacagatcgatgtaATTGtatcgtaggaatataaatcgattcaTTGATCCAAtggatgaatcgttacacccttaATGTGTACTCTTTGTAAAGTCATACAATTAAAGTTGTGACCCAGGTGTTCAACAAGGCATCCCCTACCTAAAAAGACTAAATGTGCTATGTCCTATGCTACTTCCATGATGAGGTGGATTCCACAAAAACCTCAGCTACAATGTCTGTATTTAGATCAAAACATCCACAATTCCTCATGTATTGCGCTAAATCAatagaaataaacagaaatggCTGGTGTGATTATGGTTCATGTACAAACTGTAATATTATgcttaaaatgtgtgaaaactaAGAGTTTGCTCACCGACTGATTTGCAAGCTGAGGTAATGTCTGAATGCGCTGAGCGTTCCACTTGAAGGGCATGTTTGGGTTGTACACAGCCTCTACCAGGACCCTGTCCCCAACTTGAGGAGTCTTTCCCTTCACAGCACTAtgtaagaaggaaaaaaacaacaaataaatccTGTTGAATGTAGTTATTACCACAAGAGATGCATAGAATTCAATAAGCAAACTCTCTCGCCTCATTTGGAAAAAGACGTcttcatccacaaagccaaatGTGTCATGTAGCTTGTTTACAACACCCGTAAAGACTCGTTGCTTCTGTGGCTGCGTCTGCTGTTGGTGGCTTGAGCGAGGCGTTGGATATGACACGGTTATCTGGGCCGTCTGTTGGGGGTTGGACAGACTTAGACTGGTGGGCAAGGCAACAGGCGGCTGAGAATCAGGAAAGGAAAAAGAGTCTTTAAAAGGCATTACTTAATCATAGTTACGGTAGTGTTATTTACAATTTAggaataaaataacattaaaaacaatctgtTATTCTGTCAATATAAAAAATccaatattatgattattaccTGCGAAAGGAGAGGCTGCTGAGGCTGTGCAAGCTGAGCAGtgaaaaaatagaagaaaaaatgtTAAGTATAAATCATTCACCTTAAAGGCAAACTATATAATTTCTGGCCACTAGGAGTGCTAGACCTGTTACTTTCACGTCAACCGCCccagtggccacaagcgccgcagcactgtcgcaaaaatcaacagtcagtcagtcgggccagcctcccttatcttttatttgtgtatgcagacagtagttgacctgtaacttcacTGCGGCTGGAAGAGCCGCCGCCGCTGCCCTCCTCTCCTCGCCGCGTTGGTGGCGCTCAGCCCCACTCCCTGGCAATGCCGCCGTCGTAGGCCCCCTTCCCCGGGGGTTGGCGCTGCGGTCAGGGCGGACGGAGAACTGGTGACCCGGCATGCGTGGGGTGGTGTCCGGCGCGTCAGTGGAGGGGGCCGGGTCTTGGCAGCCGAGtatttagcctcctcagaagcagttttaaactttttgcttgccttcagccatgaccaggagtcgaacaggcggaaaaatactagcaaaagccatagcccaatgagtatatctcagtatgtggtcacgtga
Protein-coding regions in this window:
- the ccar1 gene encoding cell division cycle and apoptosis regulator protein 1 isoform X1, coding for MAQFGGQKNPPWATQFATTAVSQPGHSGQSLDLNSLHSLGVQQPSLLGASPSVYSQQSALAAASLSNQSAANYQLSQQTAALQQQAAAVAAAALQQSQINSALQQYQQQQQQQQQQQQQPPQQPPQQPLYNVPHQLAQPQQPLLSQPPVALPTSLSLSNPQQTAQITVSYPTPRSSHQQQTQPQKQRVFTGVVNKLHDTFGFVDEDVFFQMSAVKGKTPQVGDRVLVEAVYNPNMPFKWNAQRIQTLPQLANQSTIPLQETSGIYDTSPALYSIQHQPQTLPQASPQLSSLYNEPGMQLRYSDMHSTGDNRQNNQSQGPSILKAAPNMLQSLPPPTTFSVPAQAPPPSLLQAQLSAVSLAPLLQNPPQPLLPHPPPKDVFPAGLLQTPVRMMPQPQPVRRIEPPPRFPNRNDRGPDLILRTKEERRERDRERRRSRERSPMRKRSRDRSPRRDRSPRRPRRVVPRYTVQFSKFSLDGSSCDMMELRRRYQSLYIPSDFFNAVFTWVDAFPLIRPFQLSNACNFHIMHKEVEPFAKNTAVLDPSDANHCYSAKVMLLANSSIEELYHKSCALAEDPQEVRDSFQHPARLIKFLVGMRGKDEAMAIGGHWSPSLDGADPEKDPAVLIKTAIRCCRALTGIDLSLCTQWYRFAEIRYHRPEETHKGRTVPAHVETVVLFLPDVWHCLPTRSEWEVLSRRLQEQLAEKLSAERKEADGEQEEEEKDDDDSKDVSTPTHWSKLDPKSMKVNDLRKELDCRTLSSKGLKSQLIARLTKQLKVEEQVEESKEPEIAETKIQEEEEPARIEEDKEEEERKKQDELERQRRERRYILPDEPTILVHPNWAAKNGKFDCSVMSLSVLLDYRLEDNKEHSFEVSLFAELFNEMLQRDFGYRIYKALAAFPTKDEKKEKKSKKEAEKKDVEKREIKKEEDGEEPAVKKTKEDDEEKRKSEVKTVKREESRDEEDNEDDGSTVNAEEYDPMEAEDAEDDDDDKDDDDSNDRDRKDRKDDRKSPKERSSKDKEKKQMVTHNKELLMAFIYFDQSHCGYLLEKDLEEILYTLGLHLSRAQIKKLLNKPIVKESCYYRKLTDRGKDEPIPSFNEAQIENIIGNRGLLPALKTRTPSETSESSNLIVYNGAMVDVGSMMQKLKKSEKAREEIEQKVIVQDAKMEEDAKVKAQVEKANARLSVELEEVKKTLSQTEENLRATEEQKTIYHDHLNTLAGSLMTSVKGVLKVLKKEEETDESIVGGSGVTSQTNGAEKQAPK
- the ccar1 gene encoding cell division cycle and apoptosis regulator protein 1 isoform X2 codes for the protein MAQFGGQKNPPWATQFATTAVSQPGHSGQSLDLNSLHSLGVQQPSLLGASPSVYSQQSALAAASLSNQSAANYQLSQQTAALQQQAAAVAAAALQQSQINSALQQYQQQQQQQQQQQQQPPQQPPQQPLYNVPHQLAQPQQPLLSQPPVALPTSLSLSNPQQTAQITVSYPTPRSSHQQQTQPQKQRVFTGVVNKLHDTFGFVDEDVFFQMSAVKGKTPQVGDRVLVEAVYNPNMPFKWNAQRIQTLPQLANQSHQPQTLPQASPQLSSLYNEPGMQLRYSDMHSTGDNRQNNQSQGPSILKAAPNMLQSLPPPTTFSVPAQAPPPSLLQAQLSAVSLAPLLQNPPQPLLPHPPPKDVFPAGLLQTPVRMMPQPQPVRRIEPPPRFPNRNDRGPDLILRTKEERRERDRERRRSRERSPMRKRSRDRSPRRDRSPRRPRRVVPRYTVQFSKFSLDGSSCDMMELRRRYQSLYIPSDFFNAVFTWVDAFPLIRPFQLSNACNFHIMHKEVEPFAKNTAVLDPSDANHCYSAKVMLLANSSIEELYHKSCALAEDPQEVRDSFQHPARLIKFLVGMRGKDEAMAIGGHWSPSLDGADPEKDPAVLIKTAIRCCRALTGIDLSLCTQWYRFAEIRYHRPEETHKGRTVPAHVETVVLFLPDVWHCLPTRSEWEVLSRRLQEQLAEKLSAERKEADGEQEEEEKDDDDSKDVSTPTHWSKLDPKSMKVNDLRKELDCRTLSSKGLKSQLIARLTKQLKVEEQVEESKEPEIAETKIQEEEEPARIEEDKEEEERKKQDELERQRRERRYILPDEPTILVHPNWAAKNGKFDCSVMSLSVLLDYRLEDNKEHSFEVSLFAELFNEMLQRDFGYRIYKALAAFPTKDEKKEKKSKKEAEKKDVEKREIKKEEDGEEPAVKKTKEDDEEKRKSEVKTVKREESRDEEDNEDDGSTVNAEEYDPMEAEDAEDDDDDKDDDDSNDRDRKDRKDDRKSPKERSSKDKEKKQMVTHNKELLMAFIYFDQSHCGYLLEKDLEEILYTLGLHLSRAQIKKLLNKPIVKESCYYRKLTDRGKDEPIPSFNEAQIENIIGNRGLLPALKTRTPSETSESSNLIVYNGAMVDVGSMMQKLKKSEKAREEIEQKVIVQDAKMEEDAKVKAQVEKANARLSVELEEVKKTLSQTEENLRATEEQKTIYHDHLNTLAGSLMTSVKGVLKVLKKEEETDESIVGGSGVTSQTNGAEKQAPK